One window of Esox lucius isolate fEsoLuc1 chromosome 25, fEsoLuc1.pri, whole genome shotgun sequence genomic DNA carries:
- the rtn4rl2a gene encoding reticulon-4 receptor-like 2a isoform X1, whose protein sequence is METPTNTRSRRCSFMRNCNEPRLPGSSRGSFSLLSPYSDPLLPASFPLPGGLSLWLAACLFLGEPSPAAACPHLCVCYPTPMTVSCQAQNFTSVPVGVPYDSQRVFLQNNRITELRVGSFGFGTQVLWLFSNNITWIEAGAFSELRDLEELDLGDNPDLRRLEGGAFRGLEKLQSLHMHRCKLTALPHDLFRKLYSLQFLYLQENQLHFLQDDLFSDLINLSQLFLHGNRIRTLSENVFRGLVNLDRLLLHDNRVRQVNRRAFRDLGRLTMLFLFNNSLAELPGQALRDTQGIEFLRLNGNPWSCGCEALPLWEWFRGARVSSSELLCASPSPRRGMDLRFLREMDFALCPMPDPGTLAGSTTRTFSTKTRWWFSKHKPQSQTKAVFEKSSETVKAFPFAQGKNIPPLVTSTNVKYELGEEEASLPKLDPEEYWANYGNEDAGATLRCFELECPPDFDGLPPNSSSSTSALSLPLALSLLAVSLNLHLLFG, encoded by the exons ATGGAAACCCCTACGAATACTCGGAGCAGACGGTGTTCTTTCATGCGCAATTGCAATG AGCCGCGGCTACCGGGCAGCTCCCGAGGTAGCTTCTCCCTCCTCAGCCCGTACTCAGACCCACTTCTCCCcgcctccttccctctcccaggCGGCCTCTCCTTGTGGCTGGCGGCGTGCCTGTTCCTCGGCGAGCCCAGTCCGGCGGCGGCGTGCCCGCACCTGTGCGTGTGCTACCCGACGCCCATGACGGTGAGCTGCCAGGCTCAGAACTTCACCTCGGTGCCGGTGGGCGTGCCCTATGACTCGCAGCGTGTGTTCCTGCAGAACAACCGGATCACCGAGCTCAGGGTCGGGTCTTTTGGCTTCGGCACTCAG GTGCTGTGGCTGTTCTCTAACAACATCACATGGATCGAGGCGGGGGCCTTCAGCGAGCTCAGGGACCTTGAGGAGCTGGACCTCGGAGACAACCCTGACCTGCGCAGGCTGGAGGGAGGTGCCTTCAGGGGCCTGGAGAAGCTCCAGAGTCTCCACATGCACCGTTGCAAGCTCACCGCTCTGCCCCACGACCTGTTCCGGAAACTTTACAGCCTGCAGTTCCTCTATCTGCAG GAGAACCAGCTCCACTTTCTCCAGGACGACCTCTTCTCCGACCTCATCAACCTCAGCCAGCTCTTCCTCCACGGCAACCGTATCCGCACGCTGTCCGAGAACGTGTTCCGCGGCCTGGTCAACCTGGACCGCCTGCTCCTCCACGACAACCGCGTCCGCCAGGTGAACCGCCGCGCCTTCCGCGACCTGGGTCGCCTCACCATGCTGTTCCTGTTCAACAACTCGCTTGCCGAGCTGCCCGGCCAGGCCCTCCGGGACACCCAGGGCATCGAGTTCCTCCGTCTGAACGGGAACCCCTGGTCCTGTGGCTGCGAGGCCCTGCCCCTGTGGGAGTGGTTCCGCGGGGCCCGCGTCTCCTCATCCGAGCTGCTGTGCGCCTCCCCGTCTCCCCGCCGCGGGATGGACCTCCGCTTCCTGCGCGAGATGGACTTCGCCCTCTGCCCTATGCCCGACCCCGGCACCCTGGCCGGTTCCACGACGAGGACCTTCAGCACCAAGACCAGGTGGTGGTTCTCCAAGCACAAGCCCCAGTCCCAGACCAAAGCCGTGTTCGAGAAGAGCTCGGAGACCGTCAAGGCCTTCCCGTTCGCCCAGGGGAAGAACATCCCGCCCCTCGTAACCTCCACCAACGTGAAGTACGAGCTCGGGGAGGAGGAGGCGTCGCTGCCGAAACTCGACCCGGAGGAGTACTGGGCGAACTACGGAAACGAAGACGCCGGCGCCACCCTGCGATGCTTCGAGCTCGAGTGTCCGCCCGACTTCGACGGCCTGCCTCccaactcctcctcctccacctccgctctctcactcccccttgCCCTCTCGCTCCTCGCCGTGTCCCTCAATCTACACCTTCTATTTGGCTGA
- the rtn4rl2a gene encoding reticulon-4 receptor-like 2a isoform X2: METPTNTRSRRCSFMRNCNGGLSLWLAACLFLGEPSPAAACPHLCVCYPTPMTVSCQAQNFTSVPVGVPYDSQRVFLQNNRITELRVGSFGFGTQVLWLFSNNITWIEAGAFSELRDLEELDLGDNPDLRRLEGGAFRGLEKLQSLHMHRCKLTALPHDLFRKLYSLQFLYLQENQLHFLQDDLFSDLINLSQLFLHGNRIRTLSENVFRGLVNLDRLLLHDNRVRQVNRRAFRDLGRLTMLFLFNNSLAELPGQALRDTQGIEFLRLNGNPWSCGCEALPLWEWFRGARVSSSELLCASPSPRRGMDLRFLREMDFALCPMPDPGTLAGSTTRTFSTKTRWWFSKHKPQSQTKAVFEKSSETVKAFPFAQGKNIPPLVTSTNVKYELGEEEASLPKLDPEEYWANYGNEDAGATLRCFELECPPDFDGLPPNSSSSTSALSLPLALSLLAVSLNLHLLFG, from the exons ATGGAAACCCCTACGAATACTCGGAGCAGACGGTGTTCTTTCATGCGCAATTGCAATG gCGGCCTCTCCTTGTGGCTGGCGGCGTGCCTGTTCCTCGGCGAGCCCAGTCCGGCGGCGGCGTGCCCGCACCTGTGCGTGTGCTACCCGACGCCCATGACGGTGAGCTGCCAGGCTCAGAACTTCACCTCGGTGCCGGTGGGCGTGCCCTATGACTCGCAGCGTGTGTTCCTGCAGAACAACCGGATCACCGAGCTCAGGGTCGGGTCTTTTGGCTTCGGCACTCAG GTGCTGTGGCTGTTCTCTAACAACATCACATGGATCGAGGCGGGGGCCTTCAGCGAGCTCAGGGACCTTGAGGAGCTGGACCTCGGAGACAACCCTGACCTGCGCAGGCTGGAGGGAGGTGCCTTCAGGGGCCTGGAGAAGCTCCAGAGTCTCCACATGCACCGTTGCAAGCTCACCGCTCTGCCCCACGACCTGTTCCGGAAACTTTACAGCCTGCAGTTCCTCTATCTGCAG GAGAACCAGCTCCACTTTCTCCAGGACGACCTCTTCTCCGACCTCATCAACCTCAGCCAGCTCTTCCTCCACGGCAACCGTATCCGCACGCTGTCCGAGAACGTGTTCCGCGGCCTGGTCAACCTGGACCGCCTGCTCCTCCACGACAACCGCGTCCGCCAGGTGAACCGCCGCGCCTTCCGCGACCTGGGTCGCCTCACCATGCTGTTCCTGTTCAACAACTCGCTTGCCGAGCTGCCCGGCCAGGCCCTCCGGGACACCCAGGGCATCGAGTTCCTCCGTCTGAACGGGAACCCCTGGTCCTGTGGCTGCGAGGCCCTGCCCCTGTGGGAGTGGTTCCGCGGGGCCCGCGTCTCCTCATCCGAGCTGCTGTGCGCCTCCCCGTCTCCCCGCCGCGGGATGGACCTCCGCTTCCTGCGCGAGATGGACTTCGCCCTCTGCCCTATGCCCGACCCCGGCACCCTGGCCGGTTCCACGACGAGGACCTTCAGCACCAAGACCAGGTGGTGGTTCTCCAAGCACAAGCCCCAGTCCCAGACCAAAGCCGTGTTCGAGAAGAGCTCGGAGACCGTCAAGGCCTTCCCGTTCGCCCAGGGGAAGAACATCCCGCCCCTCGTAACCTCCACCAACGTGAAGTACGAGCTCGGGGAGGAGGAGGCGTCGCTGCCGAAACTCGACCCGGAGGAGTACTGGGCGAACTACGGAAACGAAGACGCCGGCGCCACCCTGCGATGCTTCGAGCTCGAGTGTCCGCCCGACTTCGACGGCCTGCCTCccaactcctcctcctccacctccgctctctcactcccccttgCCCTCTCGCTCCTCGCCGTGTCCCTCAATCTACACCTTCTATTTGGCTGA
- the LOC105020881 gene encoding uncharacterized protein LOC105020881 isoform X2, translating to MTSTLQVAEHDGSQDEGSSPKKNRDVWRGVRPPQIAEYDTLKKEKSSTKHFWEFQSGVCAPLTGMDSGADERGSYPRWVTSSGVAALILFLLCILLLAGIIGLSVHYIKVSSHYNSDYNDFTEERNLLKVSYNNMTEERNQLKASYNNMTEERDQLKASYNNLTEERDQLEASHNQLMEERDQLKASHNQLMEERDQLKASYNNFIEERDQLKASYNNLTEERDQLEASHIQMMEERDQLKASYNNFIEERDQLNETLHLWNSGWIKFGSSWYLLSDQKNTWTASREDCLKRGAHLVIINSEAEQVLGLWGTKQFRGGGLC from the exons ATGACGTCCACGCTGCAGGTCGCTGAACATGACGGATCTCAAGACGAGGGATCAAGCCCAAAGAAGAACAGAGATGTTTGGAGAGGCGTCAGACCACCGCAGATTGCAGAATAtgatacattaaaaaaagagaaatcgagcacaaaacatttttgggaattTCAGAGTGGCGTGTGTGCTCCACTAACTGGTATGGACAGTGGGGCGGATGAACGAG GATCATATCCGAGGTGGGTGACATCATCTGGAGTTGCTGCTTTGATTCTGTTTCTGTTGTGTATTCTCCTACTGGCTGGGATCATTGGCCTTTCTGTTCACT ATATCAAAGTGAGCAGTCACTACAACTCAGACTACAACGACTTCACTGAAGAGAGAAACCTGTTAAAGGTCAGTTACAATAACATGACTGAAGAGAGAAACCAGTTAAAAGCCAGTTACAACAACatgactgaagagagagaccagttaAAGGCCAGTTACAACAAcctgactgaagagagagaccagttaGAAGCCAGTCACAACCAGCTgatggaagagagagaccagttaAAAGCCAGTCACAACCAGCTgatggaagagagagaccagttaAAAGCCAGTTACAACAACTTTattgaagagagagaccagttaAAGGCCAGTTACAACAAcctgactgaagagagagaccagttaGAAGCCAGTCACATCCAGATgatggaagagagagaccagttaAAAGCCAGTTACAACAACTTTattgaagagagagaccagttGAATGAAACGCTACACCTTTGGAAcagtg GGTGGATAAAATTCGGTTCCAGTTGGTACCTCCTCTCTGATCAGAAGAACACCTGGACTGCCAGCAGAGAGGACTGTCTGAAGAGAGGAGCTCACCTGGTGATCATCAACAGTGAGGCAGAACAG GTTCTGGGATTATGGGGAACCAAACAATTCCGGGGGGGAGGACTGTGCTGA
- the LOC105020881 gene encoding C-type lectin domain family 4 member K-like isoform X1: MTSTLQVAEHDGSQDEGSSPKKNRDVWRGVRPPQIAEYDTLKKEKSSTKHFWEFQSGVCAPLTGMDSGADERGSYPRWVTSSGVAALILFLLCILLLAGIIGLSVHYIKVSSHYNSDYNDFTEERNLLKVSYNNMTEERNQLKASYNNMTEERDQLKASYNNLTEERDQLEASHNQLMEERDQLKASHNQLMEERDQLKASYNNFIEERDQLKASYNNLTEERDQLEASHIQMMEERDQLKASYNNFIEERDQLNETLHLWNSGWIKFGSSWYLLSDQKNTWTASREDCLKRGAHLVIINSEAEQRLLHGLSGSRNTHIGLHFIKMEKTWMWFDDGPSRKIINS, translated from the exons ATGACGTCCACGCTGCAGGTCGCTGAACATGACGGATCTCAAGACGAGGGATCAAGCCCAAAGAAGAACAGAGATGTTTGGAGAGGCGTCAGACCACCGCAGATTGCAGAATAtgatacattaaaaaaagagaaatcgagcacaaaacatttttgggaattTCAGAGTGGCGTGTGTGCTCCACTAACTGGTATGGACAGTGGGGCGGATGAACGAG GATCATATCCGAGGTGGGTGACATCATCTGGAGTTGCTGCTTTGATTCTGTTTCTGTTGTGTATTCTCCTACTGGCTGGGATCATTGGCCTTTCTGTTCACT ATATCAAAGTGAGCAGTCACTACAACTCAGACTACAACGACTTCACTGAAGAGAGAAACCTGTTAAAGGTCAGTTACAATAACATGACTGAAGAGAGAAACCAGTTAAAAGCCAGTTACAACAACatgactgaagagagagaccagttaAAGGCCAGTTACAACAAcctgactgaagagagagaccagttaGAAGCCAGTCACAACCAGCTgatggaagagagagaccagttaAAAGCCAGTCACAACCAGCTgatggaagagagagaccagttaAAAGCCAGTTACAACAACTTTattgaagagagagaccagttaAAGGCCAGTTACAACAAcctgactgaagagagagaccagttaGAAGCCAGTCACATCCAGATgatggaagagagagaccagttaAAAGCCAGTTACAACAACTTTattgaagagagagaccagttGAATGAAACGCTACACCTTTGGAAcagtg GGTGGATAAAATTCGGTTCCAGTTGGTACCTCCTCTCTGATCAGAAGAACACCTGGACTGCCAGCAGAGAGGACTGTCTGAAGAGAGGAGCTCACCTGGTGATCATCAACAGTGAGGCAGAACAG AGACTCCTCCATGGACTGAGTGGATCGCGTAACACCCACATCGGTTTACATTTTATCAAAATGGAGAAGACTTGGATGTGGTTTGATGACGGACCGTCCAGAAAAATCATCAACTCCTGA
- the LOC105020880 gene encoding C-type lectin domain family 4 member M: MTSTLQVAEYDGSQDEGSSPKKKRDVWRGVRPLQIAEYDTLKEEKSCTKHFREFQSGVCAPLTGMDSGADERGSYPRWVTSSGIAALILFLLCILLLAGIIGLSVHYNKVISRYNIARSQSSTYIKQTEEKYHFKAGYNNLTKERDQLKLSYNNLTKERDQLKASNNNLTEERDQLKVSYNNLIKERDHLKVSNTNLTEERDQLKASNNNLTEERDQLKVSYTNLTERDQLEASNKNLTEERDQLKISYIHLTKERDHLKVSYTNLTEERDKLKVNQNNLTEERDQLKVSYNNLIKERDHLKISYTNLTEESDQVKASYNNLTEERDQLKASYNHLTKERDQLKASYRNLTEERDQLNETLNLWNSGWKKFGSSWYFLSKQKNTWTASREDCLKRGAHLVIINSEAEQRFIYRLGESLSAHIGLHDMNTEGDWEWVDDGPSRKSSTPDITFWNDGEPNNSGGEDCAEIVTKAKNPLKSWNDIPCSKNINWVCEKTPSAF, translated from the exons ATGACGTCCACGCTGCAGGTCGCTGAATACGACGGATCTCAAGACGAGGGATCAAGCCCAAAGAAGAAAAGAGATGTTTGGAGAGGCGTCAGACCACTGCAGATAGCAGAATATGATACATTAAAAGAAGAGAAATCgtgcacaaaacattttagggAATTTCAGAGTGGCGTGTGTGCTCCACTAACTGGTATGGACAGTGGGGCGGATGAACGAG GATCATATCCGAGGTGGGTGACATCATCTGGAATTGCTGCTTTGATTCTGTTTCTGTTGTGTATTCTCCTACTGGCTGGGATCATTGGCCTTTCTGTTCACT ATAACAAAGTGATCAGTCGTTACAACATTGCAAGATCCCAGTCATCCACTTACATTAAACAGACTGAAGAGAAATACCATTTCAAGGCAGGTTACAACAACCTGActaaagagagagaccagttaAAGCTCAGTTACAACAACCTGaccaaagagagagaccagttaAAGGCCAGTAACAACAAcctgactgaagagagagaccagttaAAGGTCAGttacaacaacctgatcaaAGAGAGAGACCACTTGAAGGTCAGTAACACCAACCTaactgaagagagagaccagttaAAGGCCAGTAACAACAAcctgactgaagagagagaccagttaAAGGTCAGTTACACCAACCTAACTGAGAGAGACCAGTTAGAAGCCAGTAACAAGAAcctgactgaagagagagaccagttaAAGATCAGTTACATCCACCTGACCAAAGAGAGAGACCACTTGAAGGTCAGTTACACCAACCTaactgaagagagagacaagttAAAGGTCAATCAAAACAAcctgactgaagagagagaccagttaAAGGTCAGttacaacaacctgatcaaAGAGAGAGACCACTTGAAGATCAGTTACACCAATCTGACTGAAGAGAGTGACCAGGTAAAGGCCAGTTACAACAAcctgactgaagagagagaccagttaAAGGCCAGTTACAACCACCTGACTAAAGAACGAGACCAGTTGAAGGCCAGTTACAGAAAcctgactgaagagagagaccagctgaatgaaacGCTAAACCTTTGGAACAGTG GGTGGAAAAAATTTGGTTCCAGTTGGTACTTCCTCTCTAAACAGAAGAACACCTGGACTGCCAGCAGAGAGGACTGTCTGAAGAGAGGAGCTCATCTGGTGATCATCAACAGTGAGGCAGAACAG AGATTCATCTATAGATTAGGTGAATCCCTTTCCGCCCACATCGGTTTACATGACATGAATACAGAGGGGGATTGGGAGTGGGTTGATGACGGACCATCCAGAAAATCATCAACTCCTGACATCAC GTTCTGGAATGATGGGGAACCAAACAATTCCGGGGGGGAGGACTGTGCTGAGATTGTAACCAAGGCAAAAAACCCATTAAAGAGCTGGAATGACATACCATGCAGTAAGAATATTAACTGGGTGTGTGAGAAGACCCCATCTGCATTCTAA